A DNA window from Gemmatimonadaceae bacterium contains the following coding sequences:
- the bshB1 gene encoding bacillithiol biosynthesis deacetylase BshB1, with amino-acid sequence MTVDLLAIFAHRDDAELNCGGTLAKAARQGHRTGILDLTQGEMGTRGTAEIRAAEAGQAARTLGVSVRENLELPDAGILNDPRTRETLARVIRRLAPRVVIAPALEGRHPDHRVTAQLVRDACFVSGLAKVAPDVPKHRPVKILHCLTYRQDFIRPSFVVDISADFDAKLAAIRCYASQFEGAIQAGEVYPNGEPLEDIVRHHAAYYGTLIRKQYGEPFYTTELVEVDDVVAMEVATF; translated from the coding sequence ATGACCGTCGATCTGTTGGCGATCTTCGCGCACCGCGACGACGCAGAATTGAATTGCGGCGGCACGCTCGCCAAGGCCGCACGGCAGGGACATCGCACCGGCATTCTCGACTTGACGCAAGGCGAGATGGGCACACGCGGCACCGCGGAGATTCGCGCCGCCGAAGCCGGCCAGGCGGCTCGAACGCTTGGCGTGAGTGTGCGCGAGAATCTGGAGCTGCCCGACGCCGGCATCCTGAACGACCCGCGCACACGCGAGACGCTGGCGCGCGTCATTCGCCGGCTCGCGCCACGTGTCGTGATTGCGCCCGCGCTCGAAGGACGGCATCCCGATCATCGCGTCACGGCGCAGCTCGTCCGCGACGCATGCTTCGTATCCGGTCTGGCGAAAGTTGCGCCGGACGTGCCGAAGCATCGCCCGGTGAAGATTCTGCACTGCCTCACGTATCGCCAGGATTTCATCCGCCCGAGCTTCGTGGTGGACATTTCCGCCGACTTCGACGCCAAGCTGGCCGCGATCCGCTGCTACGCATCCCAGTTCGAGGGCGCGATCCAGGCCGGCGAGGTCTACCCGAACGGCGAGCCGCTCGAGGACATCGTGCGCCATCACGCGGCCTATTACGGAACGCTCATTAGAAAACAATATGGCGAGCCGTTCTACACCACCGAGCTGGTGGAGGTGGACGACGTCGTCGCCATGGAGGTCGCGACCTTTTGA
- a CDS encoding tryptophan 2,3-dioxygenase family protein gives MSGETNDITYGSYLALDELLSLQRPQSEPEHPDELLFIVVHQASELWFKAILHDLEGLVASLERNDAGQALWRLQRINALMRIVSSQLSSLETLPPQHFAQFRTYLGSSSGSQSVQFRAIEAASGLRDEHFMRALEEHGDIPELVRRWLDRPTLQDLFLRLLSSANVKMEDLYLGPGPSLLFFVAEQLLEYEQQFGQWRFKHVQLVERVIGPQTGGTGGTLGSRYLMRTIDQKFFPTLWEVRSKFFGHKRA, from the coding sequence TTGAGCGGCGAGACAAACGACATCACCTACGGGTCATATCTCGCGCTCGATGAGCTGCTGTCGTTGCAGCGGCCGCAGTCCGAGCCGGAGCATCCCGACGAGCTGCTGTTCATCGTCGTGCATCAGGCCAGCGAGCTGTGGTTCAAGGCGATCCTTCACGACCTGGAGGGACTCGTCGCATCGCTCGAGCGCAACGATGCCGGGCAAGCGCTGTGGCGGCTGCAGCGCATCAACGCGCTCATGCGCATCGTGTCATCGCAACTCTCGTCCCTCGAGACGCTGCCGCCCCAGCACTTCGCGCAATTCCGCACCTACCTCGGCAGCTCGAGCGGATCGCAAAGCGTGCAATTCCGCGCGATCGAAGCGGCGTCCGGCTTGCGCGACGAGCACTTCATGCGCGCGCTCGAGGAACATGGCGACATTCCGGAATTGGTGCGCCGCTGGCTCGACCGACCGACGCTCCAGGATCTCTTTCTGCGCCTGCTGAGCTCAGCGAACGTGAAGATGGAGGACCTCTATCTCGGTCCCGGACCGAGCCTCCTCTTCTTCGTCGCCGAGCAATTGCTCGAGTACGAGCAGCAGTTCGGGCAGTGGCGATTCAAGCACGTGCAGCTCGTGGAGCGGGTGATCGGACCGCAGACGGGGGGCACCGGCGGAACGCTCGGATCGCGCTACCTCATGCGAACCATCGACCAGAAGTTCTTTCCCACGCTCTGGGAGGTCAGGAGCAAGTTCTTCGGGCACAAGCGCGCGTAG